From a region of the Halanaerobium hydrogeniformans genome:
- a CDS encoding IS30 family transposase, with the protein MDYLYDTPNSRKNKHLNAYDRGQIALLHSEGMSPYAIGKRLGRASNTIRNELKRGTVSQIKANKKVDIYFPDVGQRVYENNRKNCGPKFKLLECEDFIEHVLDKFYNSDHSIDSICGSAQVHNKFPNSKMVCTKTLYNYIDAGLLKIKNIDLPLKLKRSTKPKRIKQNKKKLGTSIDERPESVNDRSEFGHWEIDTIIGKKTKDEAALLTMTERTTRSQIIRKIDDKTSCSVQEAMTKLIKETGDLFSTVFKSITSDNGSEFSELASVEEIVGTKIYYTHPYSAWERGTNERHNGLIRRFIPKGRSINEFSIEAIARVQNWCNTLPRKILGYLTPDEAFEDQLKLILYN; encoded by the coding sequence ATGGACTACTTATATGATACACCAAATTCTCGAAAAAATAAACACCTTAATGCTTATGATCGCGGTCAAATTGCTTTATTACATTCAGAAGGAATGTCACCTTATGCAATTGGTAAACGCTTAGGTAGAGCTTCAAATACAATTAGAAACGAGTTGAAACGTGGTACAGTTTCTCAAATAAAGGCCAATAAAAAGGTTGATATTTATTTCCCTGATGTTGGTCAAAGAGTTTATGAAAATAATCGTAAAAATTGCGGACCTAAGTTTAAACTCCTAGAGTGCGAAGATTTCATAGAACATGTTTTAGATAAATTTTACAACTCAGATCATTCAATTGATTCTATTTGTGGATCAGCTCAGGTGCATAATAAATTTCCAAATTCAAAGATGGTTTGCACCAAAACTCTCTATAATTACATAGATGCTGGACTACTTAAGATTAAAAATATTGATCTACCATTGAAATTAAAGCGTTCTACAAAACCAAAACGTATTAAGCAGAATAAAAAGAAACTGGGTACCAGCATTGATGAACGCCCTGAAAGCGTTAATGATCGCAGCGAATTTGGCCACTGGGAAATTGATACTATTATTGGTAAAAAGACTAAAGATGAAGCAGCACTACTTACTATGACAGAACGTACAACTCGCTCACAAATTATTCGCAAAATTGATGACAAAACATCTTGTTCTGTTCAGGAAGCTATGACAAAGCTAATCAAAGAAACTGGAGATCTTTTTTCTACAGTCTTTAAAAGCATTACCAGTGACAATGGTTCTGAATTCTCAGAGCTAGCCAGTGTAGAAGAAATAGTTGGCACTAAAATTTATTATACTCATCCCTATTCAGCCTGGGAAAGAGGAACAAATGAACGTCACAATGGCTTGATAAGAAGGTTTATACCTAAAGGTAGAAGTATAAATGAATTTTCAATTGAAGCTATTGCTAGAGTTCAAAATTGGTGTAATACTTTACCTAGAAAAATATTAGGATATTTAACTCCTGATGAAGCTTTTGAAGACCAACTAAAACTAATTCTATACAATTAA
- a CDS encoding IS30 family transposase, with translation MCQSNCNTKRSKGKHLNFDDRKLIKHLYNVQEKNYTEIGEELNCHRTTISREIKKGEVELDNGDGTTRKEYVPEIAQKVYEFNNSNKGPDLKIDKNKELAEFIEEKIKELRSPAAVAKDIEESDKFEIQLHWKTIYNYIDKGVLNIDRSDLPHGNYKTGKDRPKESESTTRRKEGRTIRDRPEGADTREEFGHWEMDLVEGLKQKDEPALLVLTERQTRQEIIEKIPNKKAKSVVKGLDRIERRFGVVNFRETFKSITTDNGSEFADYEGIEQSYTGSSIPRTSLYYCDAYCSWQRGSNEVANKFIRRFLPKGTSFKGIKRKLIKKIQDFINTYPRKMFNYENSDKLFKEKLSFSV, from the coding sequence ATGTGTCAAAGTAATTGTAACACAAAACGAAGCAAAGGAAAACACCTGAATTTTGATGATCGCAAATTAATTAAACATTTATATAATGTCCAAGAAAAAAATTATACTGAAATAGGCGAAGAATTAAACTGCCATAGAACAACAATCAGTCGAGAAATAAAAAAAGGTGAGGTAGAACTTGATAATGGTGATGGAACAACCAGAAAAGAATATGTACCAGAGATAGCACAGAAAGTATATGAATTTAATAATTCGAATAAAGGCCCTGATTTAAAAATCGATAAAAATAAAGAGTTAGCAGAATTTATAGAAGAAAAAATCAAGGAATTAAGATCTCCTGCAGCAGTGGCAAAAGACATTGAAGAATCAGATAAATTTGAAATTCAATTACACTGGAAAACAATCTATAATTACATAGATAAAGGTGTTTTGAATATAGACAGAAGCGATCTCCCACATGGTAATTATAAAACTGGGAAAGACAGACCAAAAGAAAGTGAAAGCACTACGAGGCGTAAGGAAGGTCGTACAATTAGAGATAGGCCTGAAGGAGCTGATACCAGGGAGGAATTTGGGCATTGGGAGATGGACTTAGTAGAAGGGTTAAAACAAAAAGATGAACCTGCCTTACTAGTGCTGACAGAAAGACAAACTAGGCAGGAAATCATAGAAAAAATACCAAACAAAAAAGCAAAGTCAGTGGTAAAAGGACTTGATCGTATAGAAAGACGATTTGGGGTTGTTAATTTTAGGGAAACATTTAAATCGATTACTACAGACAACGGTTCAGAATTTGCAGATTATGAAGGTATAGAACAATCATATACAGGTAGCAGTATACCTAGAACTAGTTTGTATTATTGTGATGCATACTGTAGCTGGCAAAGGGGATCAAATGAAGTAGCTAATAAGTTTATCAGAAGATTTTTACCTAAAGGCACAAGTTTTAAAGGTATTAAGAGAAAACTGATAAAAAAGATTCAGGATTTTATAAATACTTATCCTAGAAAAATGTTTAACTATGAAAACTCAGATAAATTATTTAAAGAGAAATTAAGCTTTAGTGTCTAG
- a CDS encoding GntR family transcriptional regulator: MFDIELDREGEENLYKQIYQQIKAEILEDRYTPDSKMPSIRKLAARLGVNNETVVKAYDLLAEEFLIYKKEGSGSYIAPAAGYKSNKDDQRLRILSSKESSVNRIIDFSGSQNNREYMPEYAFDLVFDQFYSKFQGNIFKEIDFKSNQWFCFLKDIVDSFEHKALYYNSRSELIMVLELLIQKNDLLLFESPSDLGPFAHFLTIDNEIGEENNFEKPEFLKLKNADYEVLMDYLRENKIDYLILSDEPVFANVLSWSISKLKSLFELAEMLKFKIIIFESYYLFGKNEKIETLLNSSFKNNLILIRELSNKVFPGLDSGVVFLAESNYYEEESNLNKNLLEDKYRSLSAGDQLLENVLSYYLEKSYLNKRTKLLKQRIKNRNLLLKDELHKSFRDIEVKCSQTAFYSILYLEQQLDQKAFNKFSEKTGVLLADYRNFLIDAKSNQVILSTAALDQFSIRQGVVKLAKIYRQYLS, translated from the coding sequence ATGTTCGATATAGAATTAGACCGTGAGGGAGAAGAAAATTTATATAAGCAGATTTATCAACAGATCAAGGCAGAGATTTTAGAAGATAGGTATACTCCAGATTCTAAAATGCCTTCCATTAGAAAATTAGCTGCTCGCCTGGGAGTAAATAACGAAACAGTTGTTAAAGCATATGATCTTCTGGCGGAAGAATTTTTGATTTACAAAAAAGAGGGTAGTGGTAGTTATATAGCTCCTGCTGCTGGTTATAAGTCCAATAAAGATGATCAGAGATTGAGGATATTGAGTTCAAAAGAATCTTCTGTAAATAGAATAATTGATTTTAGTGGTTCTCAAAATAACAGAGAGTATATGCCAGAATATGCTTTTGATCTTGTTTTTGACCAATTTTACAGCAAATTTCAAGGGAATATTTTTAAAGAAATAGATTTTAAAAGTAATCAGTGGTTTTGCTTTTTAAAAGATATAGTAGATAGTTTTGAACACAAGGCTCTGTATTATAATTCTCGCTCTGAATTAATAATGGTTTTAGAATTGCTTATTCAAAAAAATGACCTTTTATTATTTGAGTCTCCATCAGATTTGGGCCCATTTGCTCATTTTTTAACAATAGATAATGAGATTGGAGAAGAAAATAATTTTGAAAAACCAGAGTTTCTTAAACTGAAAAATGCAGATTATGAAGTTCTGATGGATTATTTGCGGGAGAATAAAATTGATTATTTGATTTTAAGTGATGAGCCGGTTTTTGCTAATGTTTTAAGCTGGAGTATTTCAAAATTAAAATCATTATTTGAACTGGCTGAGATGCTAAAATTTAAAATAATTATATTTGAGTCATACTATCTCTTTGGTAAAAATGAAAAGATAGAGACACTTCTTAATTCAAGTTTTAAAAATAATTTAATCTTAATTAGAGAATTAAGCAATAAAGTCTTTCCCGGGCTTGATTCAGGGGTTGTTTTTCTTGCAGAAAGTAATTATTATGAAGAAGAAAGTAATTTGAATAAAAATTTACTGGAAGACAAATATAGATCTTTATCAGCAGGTGATCAGTTATTAGAAAATGTTTTATCCTATTATTTAGAAAAATCTTATTTGAATAAGAGAACCAAACTTTTAAAACAAAGGATAAAAAATAGAAATCTTTTATTAAAAGATGAACTGCATAAAAGTTTCAGGGATATTGAAGTTAAATGCAGTCAAACTGCTTTTTACAGCATTCTCTATTTAGAACAGCAATTAGATCAAAAAGCCTTTAATAAATTCTCAGAAAAAACAGGTGTTTTACTGGCAGACTACAGGAACTTTTTAATAGATGCAAAGAGCAATCAGGTTATTTTGTCAACTGCAGCACTCGATCAATTTAGCATTAGGCAGGGGGTTGTTAAATTAGCAAAAATTTATCGGCAATATCTTAGTTAA